A genomic segment from Nicotiana sylvestris chromosome 1, ASM39365v2, whole genome shotgun sequence encodes:
- the LOC138891174 gene encoding uncharacterized protein, which produces MASLTVLLRHSGKWDSERNYVDYSIEGILIKEYASYNDLDKVYEQRQASSSLIGGMIRYKLTNHKRKYTPKDIIDDVKSDFGLDVSYMLAWRAKEKAIKFLRGEPADSYNKLPGYLYTMDMTYPGSHIRMVKSPQNEFMYVYISLFAFIKGFDQCRPIVIVDESHLKSYYTGIFVSANTLDGAGHILPLTYGVIDSENDAAWTWFFEQFKEAYGERENMCIVSDRNGSTIKSVLRVYPTVSHFACIWHLWNNVYKKFKRSHSKLSEIYFSMAKAYIQTEFDSLMEKVEKVDIRVKEYLELAGYEKWARLYAPVNRG; this is translated from the exons ATGGCAAGTTTAACAGTTCTGTTGCGTCATTCTGGCAAGTGGGACAGTGAGAGGAACTATGTCGATTATTCGATTGAGGGGATACTAATAAAGGAGTATGCATCGTATAATGATTTG GATAAAGTGTATGAGCAACGTCAAGCAAGTAGCAGTCTTATCGGTGGTATGATTAGGTACAAGCTTACTAATCATAAGAGGAAATACACCCCAAAAGATATAATTGATGATGTGAAATCAGATTTTGGTTTAGATGTTAGTTACATGTTGGCGTGGCGGGCTAAAGAAAAAGCAATAAAATTTTTGAGGGGTGAACCGGCTGATTCATACAATAAATTACCAGGATACTTGTATACAATGGATATGACATATCCTGGTTCGCACATTAGAATGGTAAAATCCCCACAAAATGAATTCATGTATGTGTATATATCCTTGTTTGCCTTTATAAAGGGGTTCGATCAATGTAGGCCCATTGTGATTGTGGATGAAAGCCACCTAAAATCGTATTACACTGGGATTTTCGTCTCGGCCAACACGTTGGATGGTGCAG GTCATATACTGCCACTAACATATGGTGTTATTGATTCAGAGAACGATGCTGCTTGGAcgtggttctttgagcaattcaaggaAGCATATGGTGAGAGGGAAAACATGTGCATCGTTTCAGATAGGAACGGGAGTACCATCAAGTCTGTATTAAGAGTGTATCCAACGGTATCACATTTTGCTTGTATATGGCATCTTTGGAACAACGTATATAAGAAATTCAAAAGGAGTCATTCAAAGTTGAGCGAGATATACTTCTCGATGGCAAAAGCATACATACAGACTGAGTTTGACAGTCTAATGGAGAAGGTGGAGAAGGTAGATATTAGGGTGAAGGAATACTTGGAGTTAGCTGGATACGAAAAGTGGGCTAGGTTGTATGCACCCGTTAATAGGGGATAG
- the LOC104230714 gene encoding uncharacterized protein, with product MTSNIAESINAALVSARELPIYDFLEEVRKMFGRWNCNNRKEASQTYTTLGKKYQEMFTLNEVVSSTEYLHTVNDEGRHYTVCLLERKYSCGRFQVDELPCPHAWAVLKSKFLMLEDYCSDYYKPKSVVMTYEVPVYSLPDRNEWNIPTHISDEVVLPPK from the exons ATGACGTCAAATATTGCTGAGTCAATCAATGCCGCACTTGTGTCAGCAAGGGAATTGCCAATATACGACTTCCTCGAAGAAGTCAGGAAAATGTTTGGACGTTGGAATTGCAACAATCGGAAAGAAGCTTCACAGACATACACAACACTTGGAAAAAAATACCAGGAGATGTTTACCTTGAATGAG GTGGTGTCATCGACTGAATACTTGCATACGGTGAACGATGAAGGAAGGCATTACACCGTGTGTCTCTTAGAGAGAAAATACAGTTGTGGGCGGTTCCAAGTCGACGAATTACCATGCCCACACGCTTGGGCTGTCTTGAAGAGCAAATTTCTAATGCTAGAAGATTATTGCTCTGACTATTACAAACCAAAGTCTGTTGTAATGACATATGAGGTGCCCGTGTATTCGCTGCCGGACCGGAATGAATGGAATATACCAACACATATATCAGATGAAGTTGTATTACCACCCAAATGA